The Gigantopelta aegis isolate Gae_Host unplaced genomic scaffold, Gae_host_genome ctg9208_pilon_pilon, whole genome shotgun sequence genome segment CtagatatatatgtgtgtgtgtgtgtgtgtgtatgtgtcgtgtgtctgtctgtgtgtcctCTTTTTGTTTATAGTCCTTACCATATGCAATCGCATGCTAATATATTACATgcactttttcttcttcaaactaatgattcatgttttatatttgtattttttttttcaggtttgCAGTTTTGTTAGCTGCACGCAGGTATGTGACTTCTTTGATGGAcatcaatataatacaatacaatacaatgcaatacaatgcaatgcaatgcaatacaatgcaaATGCaaatgcaatgcaatacaatgcaatTGCAATGCAattgcaatgcaatgcaatgcagtacaatacaaaatgctttattttcgtgcttacatatggtgtatacatataattatacatataaacacagtcTGGTGACCCAGCAATAACAAAgttaatgataagaataatgaacgactaaacaaaaataaaacaattcattatAATGTTACAGTGACTTGCCACATATCATTGATCAAGGGTTTTAGTTAATAAACTAGTTCTTGCTGTATGCATGTCCCAACATAGATCATCAATAAAACCGTACCATCACAATCTGTTCACAATAATAAAACTTCATTAAACCTACAATACATACAATAGTTAAGTGGTGAGGTTTGTCGACTGTTTCTACAAAGTCAAGGATAAATAATTGCTTaacatgttgttttagttttattattatctagCTTGTATGGCGGCATAGAAACATCGATAAAACGACATGATTTCTAATTTGCTTtactacaaaattatatattttctgggcGATTAATCGATATAGCGTGTAATTAAGCCAACATAACTTTGAAATGTAATCAACACGTTTtaaaaactaaccctaacatTAACCGTAAATTATGTCGTTATGTCAATAGCAGTTCTATTCTACCAGTTTTCCTAaaccagtgtacatgtataatagtgtgtgtgtgtgtgtgtgtgtgtgtgtgtgtgtgtgtgtgtgtgtggtggagggggggggggtactagACACGGCTCAATTTGGTCACTTGTTATGTCAAACAGaatgtttaacattatttttctttaattctcGGCCCATTTTCATGCTCATGCTGCTTCTGAAAAATACCTGCATTGTGTAGTCATAACAGCTTTGCAcctataaacatttttaatttttacgagTTTTGATACCAAAAGAAGTGGAATTTTGCCCTCTATAACATGTCATTCAAAATTCGCcaaaaaactacaacaacaaatgcgtttgtgttttgtgtttttttggtttttcaaGAATTTGAACAGTCACAAGTTATACTGTTTTACTGAGAATTGTATTCACGTAAAAAGAAATTCAgcctttgtttgacactcaaaAGTCAATGTTTTTCATAACGATATATAATTAAGCATtatatgattgattgattgatcgatcgatcgattgattgactgattgattgattgattgattgattgattgattcattcattcattcattcattcattcattcattcataaagtcatacatgtattcattcaGTTATaaattcactcactcactcactcactatcTCATTGATTGTTTGAACAGGCTGCCACAGCAGGCACGACGTGCCGGAGTTCCTATGCCTGCGGATCGAACCACTGTTGCCGTGACGCTGGTAACCACGTCATCTCAACGGCGGAAGGCAATGGTCCAGGGGGAATATTCGGTACTATATTTCTCAAGTTGACATTTCTcgaaaccatttttattttgttaattagcAGCATATAGGTGTTAGGAGTAATGGCACCTAGTCATATttctacaaaacaacaacaacattagaCCATTAGACATACTGATTCTTTCAATGCTAAACATGTACCAGTCAAaaggtttattaaaaaatagtgAAAATATTACACTTGTACTTTGATAGatttagattttttgtttttaatattactctctctctctctctctctctctctctctctctctctctctctctctctctctctgtgtgtgtgtgtgtgtgggggggggtgattGTCTTTCATTATCTCGCTCTCTCTCCACCCTCACCCCTCGCTTCTCTTACCTTTTTTGGTTTGATTTGATTTGTAAATgtatctttaaagggacacaccctagttacgtttatttgttaaccattacggcgttgtttttcgctattaaaccccatttttcacaaataaaattgcactttacttacattttattatttagaatacacatttccattcacctgaagtgctttttggtaatcctgatttTGTAGattaaaaccacgaaatgcattttttgcattttttcacaagacgtgttgtcgagaaaaaaacgttaagcaagcgaggttcaatctatttttagaggggatatttccatttcaatgtcacagacgctggtatatcacgtgaccgttatcattttggttcggtttgttttctcgtgcacggttcgcgcaagcAACATTCGATTTGTTggtgttcatttgtgagatttttcttcacagttcgtgaacatttttagtaacaataaagttcagacaagtaagtgtctcaatacaaaacgttacaaacccttaaaaccaataattttgctaagtcttacgatatctggagaggggatacaaccaggacagaacagttggaacatgtccaggagaggtgaaacgaacgcaccccaagtctgtgaaatttgtcgtgacgtaggcattgttgtgcttcgagcgacatctaccggtgacatcagaatactaactttcaaaattatttcaagcaattgggacatgggaatccccatggtatttatcgatataaaacctgctttttcactccatttgattaaaacgtgatctaagtgtgttacaggtttgtagattaaccaaattataatttattttcgctggatggaactagggtgtgcggctttaaggctTATAATTTCATTGGATAGAAAACATCTTATATAGCGATTTCATATAGAACTCTCAATCATGCCTCTATAATCGATGCTATTAAATAACAAGTATGATTTTCGATTTTACAGGCGGACCAATTTTGGGCTCACTTACGTCTGGAACCTGTGTAGCAGGGAAAGCCCAGAAGGGGGAGATGTGTGACGGCAAATGCCAGTGTGACACAGGTCcgtaaaatttttttaatgtagaaaCCCGTCAAAGTTGCGGATTTAAGAGGGTAAACACACTTTCAGGATTGCCCTGAAAACACGATGGTTCctgaatattataataaatttagttttattgcgGGAAATGTACGTACTAGCTTTGATGGCTGGGTGTTTCTAAAGACGACTGCCGTTATATATTGTCATGCCTAAAGtattttaatagtatacatTGCAGTACTAAAGTAACTGGCTCTTTTTCAAAGGTGCGTCTCACTTTTTCACTCAGTGCCATTTTGTTCATTTATATCgggtgattaaaaaaacaaaaagtcctatttttgaagatgaatagCGGGAAAAGTAGGCCTATGTAATAAAGtggttgtttatttatttatttttatttttattttaaaaaatttaatcaaCCGACATAAGTGAATAATtcaataataagaataatatttggggcgggacgtagcccagtggtaaagcgcacgcctgatgtgcggtcggtctaggatcgatctctgtcggtttgcgcattgtgctatttctcgtcccagccaatgtaccgcgactggtatatcaaatgctgtggtatgtgctatcctgtctgtgggatggtgcatataaaaaatccctagctaccaatggaaaactgtagcgggttttctttctataactgtcaaaattatcatatgtttgacatgcaatagccgatgattaataaatcaatgtgctctagaggtgtcgttaaacaaaacaaacgttatttaGTAACCTATTGGTCCAactggaggagactataggtttcgtctctgactttccgtctgtcccacatatagttttccggactgTTGTTTTCacaatacctcaagatattcagctgaaattttgtatatattatatagctaagctttatcatgtactgttaaatATTACGTACCCTTTTtcatagagttatggcccttgaacttaggagatacaaaaatacgTTTTCTGACTTTTGTTCGCAAAGCCTCAAGatatttagctgaaattttgtgtgtggctttatcatgtactgttacagatcaaatgtacacatttttcacaaagttatggcccttgaacttactATGTAGCGTCCTTGATGATATATACAGAGAAACCGGCTTAGGCCggtacctgtgcccaggacaggcgtgcgctacaacagctttttctgaatgtgcacgttaaacaatcagTCCAGTCCAATATATCATAACCGAGTTTTTGTCGCTTCAGGTTTATCCTGCTACCGCCCTATGTCCGGTATCTGCTGCCCACCATCAACCTGCGTTGACGCTAGTTACGCACAGAAACAACACGAATACTGGTCCAACTGCATGAAAAATCCACACTGCCATCTACCGCGATAAACCGGAATTCACAATCCATCTGTGGGGAACTACATAGGCGTCGGATGGCAACAACTGGAGGAGTGGGAGGTgggaagggaggggggagggggatggtAAATATGATTGTGATGTTCAACTGGGattgtattgcattatttttAGAGTCGAGTTGAGGGTCGGGGCAGTGCTTACGACGCCTATGTAGCCTATATGATTATTAGTGAgaaataataaagttatatagTGTGCAAACTGtttgctttgttgttgttttttgtaaaggggcggggtgtagcccagtggtaaagcgctcgctcaatgcgcggtcggtctgggatcgatcccgtcggtgggcccattggactatttctcgttccagccagtgctccacgactgatacatcaaaggccgtggtatatactaccctgtctgtgggatggtacatataaaataacccttgctgctaatcgaaaagagtagcccatgaagtggcgatagggcctagtggctttcctctctcaatatatcatctttatttcaaacatttctgAGGAGCATGTCCACCCTTTCAGCTTTTGGGAGCTCGACTCATTTAGGCCTACATTCGGCAAACTTaaattgccctttttagaattttgtgacctcttctttacaaaatcctggttCAAGATTTTCAAAGCTGTCTTTGCGCTAAactatcgtaaaaccgtcgtaggtaaTGAATTCAATATGACATGCCATACCTTATGACGGTTTTAAGCCTATATCACATTATACGACGCGACCCAACTCAACTCAACAGTTGAGTCGCGTCGTGTAGTGTGTATTGAAAAATCAGCCGTCGGCGACTGATTTTCAGTCGGCCCGACTGCATTTAAAGCCTAGATCACATTATACGACGCGACTCAACTGGACGGTCGCGTCGCGGGCCACGATCGCTGACCATTCGGTCGTGTCTGAAATCCGTTCACACTATACGACGCGACTCAACTCAACTGAAAAAAGGTCTTGTTAATTACCCCTCTTTTAAAAATCTAAGATGAGTCCAACAAGACACTGAAGAGCTCGGACTGCCGTAGTTTACATGATGATGTTAAAACGACATCGTCTAAAGTGACATGGTACTTGTGAATGGTGTTTTGTTATACATTATTGATGCCTGTCCCCAGCGACAATTCATTCACACAGGTACCTGTATCTGTTTCAAATCGAAATAATGTACAATTTACAttgtgtgcgagagagagacggagggggggggggggggggggggggggggtagagggaGAGTCAGTCACAGGCGCCTTAAGTGAGTGGCaggaatctgaaaataatacGAGGGACAGTTAATACATTACTGGAATATCCAATTGTTGGCACCTTCCGACAGGACTAATTGCATACTTATCCACAAATAGGttaccccccacacacacacacacacccacccacacacacaacacacaaaattcCAAAC includes the following:
- the LOC121367117 gene encoding uncharacterized protein LOC121367117, whose product is VCSFVSCTQAATAGTTCRSSYACGSNHCCRDAGNHVISTAEGNGPGGIFGGPILGSLTSGTCVAGKAQKGEMCDGKCQCDTGLSCYRPMSGICCPPSTCVDASYAQKQHEYWSNCMKNPHCHLPR